In Glycine max cultivar Williams 82 chromosome 7, Glycine_max_v4.0, whole genome shotgun sequence, a single window of DNA contains:
- the LOC102662950 gene encoding uncharacterized protein, producing the protein MAGRNDRAIADALQALAQAIGNPNKGEAGGAIEYQGLDRFQQNNPPSFSGGYNPDGAQNWIREIEKIFRVMACPEGQKVAFCTYTLVEEAEYWWENTRQCLDAKGQDVTWDVFKRVFLEKYFPEDVRNKKEMEFLELKT; encoded by the coding sequence ATGGCTGGACGGAATGATCGTGCAATAGCTGATGCTCTTCAAGCCTTAGCACAGGCTATAGGGAATCCAAACAAGGGAGAAGCTGGTGGAGCTATTGAGTACCAAGGGTTGGACCGCTTCCAACAAAACAATCCTCCTTCTTTCAGTGGGGGATACAACCCTGATGGTGCTCAGAACTGGATAAGGGAAATTGAGAAGATTTTTCGAGTGATGGCATGTCCGGAAGGGCAAAAAGTTGCTTTTTGTACATACACTTTGGTGGAAGAAGCTGAGTATTGGTGGGAGAATACTCGCCAATGCTTAGATGCTAAAGGTCAAGATGTGACCTGGGATGTCTTTAAGAGGGTATTCTTGGAGAAATACTTTCCTGAGGATGTTAGGAACAAGAAAGAGATGGAGTTCTTAGAGCTCAAAACATGA